ACTTCAGTAGTATTTGTtactcctactatggaagtcaacagttacaagttttcagctttcttcaaaaaatctaCAGATAAAAGACACTCATATAGCTTTAGAACAATTTGAGGGtcagtatatgtatttttttggtgatctatccctttaaaaatctCTTATGTACTCAATAAAAGAAGAGGAAATGGGGTCAGATTTTAATCCATATTGATGCGTATAAACACTACTTGTTCCCCACCGGACACGCTCGGTCTCACTGGCCGTCTTGACTACAGCAAAAGGCTCTGGTCGGCTCCAGTCCCAGAAGTGAAGCTCATTATTAGTGGCGATGAGGAGAAGCTGAGCCGTTGGGTGAAACGCTAGAGAAGCGATGGCAACATTACTCTCCGTGAACCAGCTCTCACTACCACCCTGAGAATGTGGGAAAAATAATGACAGCATTTAATTAAACTCCAATGCCTGGGTGTCTTAATACCTGGTATACACGATTTGGAGTGTGATTAGATCAGATAACTGCACTGAGCTGCTACTaaacgaaaagaaaatcaaacacaaagtaACACGGAAGATAAGAGTGTTTGCAAAAGGGGAACGTCCACACATCTTAGGAACTACTACTACGTTAAAAAAACACTGATGCTCACATGCAAGTCCCAAATGCGAACTTCTCCATCAAGGCACCCAGAGGCAACCAGGCCAGGGATGGTGGGGTGAAAGGTCACACACCAAGGTGTGCGTCGATGGCCCACTAAAGAGTGCAGGCACTTTCCTGTTTTCACATCTGTGATGTAGATGTTATGGTTGACGTGTGTTGAGGCCACAAGATTCCTTTGAAGAAAATGTAAATTCCATGTTAGTAGAAGTAATTGTGCATCCAGTGTTTTCTAGTTtaagatgttttcttttttttttaaatgaaattgatTGTTACCTATCTGGACTGAAGGCCAACAGGAAGGTTGATCGTGGATTATCTGGCAACTCTACTTTCTGTAGAAATAATTGAGACACgtaaatatctatatattttatttactcgCATGACCATTTTGGAAATTAAAAGCAGTTCTCAATAAATGTGCcactaattttaattatgttacaaatataattatatttaaataatagcaATCaagaaataatgtttattttgcatattgCTATGAGTGTATTAATTACTGAACTAAAACCACATCAATAATTGTAAAATCGAAATACGCCATATGCTAAACATAATGGGTTCTATTTTAACGATCCAGGCGCAAAGACTAAAGTCCatgacgcaaaagcattaagggcgtgtccgaaccCACTTTTGCTTTAAAGACGAAAAATACGGTCTGCACCCGGCGCATGATCTAactgggttgtgcttattctcttaaagagTTATGGGCATGTTTTGAGCATGACGTGCActaaaccaatcagagtatcaTCTCCCAATCCCATTAAGAGTCAGTTGTATGcgccatttgctatttacatggtgaactttgtaagtggaaaaactgaatgcttcactagcaagaacaGTTAAATAAACCATCTGCAGgtcgaggataaagaacgagcctcctccattcagcctctttgcTTTCGCTTtacctttactctttactttagttctttactttcgtggataaggaaatagtgttgtactcactccactgaagacatcctttattctaaatattaaattttgtttgttaagcacaacgatttgttttaaacaaatagGTTccccaaaatagcaacgtgccaacaatgcgccttaacacaccacctttatagaccagaacacccatgggtccacaaagTGCCGCAaacggatttgctatttaaacaaagtggcacaaaatgtgaaaattaggtttgcgctggtctgaaaatagcaacaaatcacaccaaacacgttttgcgccttattgcgccaggtgtgtTATAGGACCCAATATTTAAAATGTAGGACTTTACttttatgttgttatttattaCGTTTCAATAACTCAAAAAGAACATTGATATTATCGTGGTTACAAAATTGTTTTGTGTACACCACAATACCTTGTTAAAtttgaaagtctttttttttcatgtatgatATTTAATTTCTCAcgtataatattgtttttatgtatAATATTTCATGTATGATATGTAGGCTGGAATTGGGAATAAGTTCAACTATGTACAATTAATACAATGAAAGCCAAACActcattaaatacaaaaatatacataaaatgaaccattattaattattttgtaagtAAAATTTGAAAAAGTAAGCCTTTGCTTctcccaagaaaaaaaaaacagactataTGAAGGAAAACTTTAACAATTATATGCTGCAAAAGCACATTTAGCAAGAAATTGGTCTATAAAGGCATGTCTGCTGTGTGCAGGCTAGAGAGAACCATTACAGAGATTAAAACTGATACCCTACCTGGCTCTGCCATTTCATCCAGCGTGTTCGGTCTTCCACCAGCTGCTGCAGGAGCCTCTGAGAGCCCAGCATACGAGCTCCTCGCTCTCGCCCCGACAGGATCAGCACAGAGTTTCTGTTCTGCACAGCCATTTTTCCTCTTTAGTGCTCCACGGCCCGGCCGGCCTCCCTCACACGCGGACCGGACACTAACTCAGCAGCACGCCGGCCATGCAAACTGGAAAACAGCCACAAAAACTGAGCTTAAATCAACAAACACTCCTCTACAGTCCAACAAAACACTGTCACAGCATTCAATGCTGAAATACCAGTGCTATTTCATTCCCTGTCTGCATTACTAAACCTATTTCAGATATATATAACTTAAATGACagtttatttcataataataagaCTTATTATGTGACAAAACCTctcattttaaagctttaataGTATATGTAATAACTATGTCCTGTGGCTGCAGCTGTTCAGGAGATACAATGATGGCTACAACAGGCCCTCAATCAATCCATAAAACAGCCTTTTGACAACAGACCTGAACAGGAAAGGCCCTCTGGGTGTTTTGCTATGATATTACACTAGAATGTACCTCTGACTTggttacattatattaaaaacacaggGCAGGAAGCTCTCGTGGTGTTGTGGACAATTAAAGCCCTATCAGATGTGCTGAACCATGTAAACAAACAAGCCATTTAAAATCCACGCCGTGTCAGTGAAATCTTCGATCGCATTTGATCACCAACGAAGCCAAACACTAAAATATCCACACAATCAGAGTCAATAATGGTATTAATTGTGTTTTCTGGTCGAGTAACTAACAATTATTCACTGCCGTGCCCGCCCAAATATGGAAACTGAACTGAAAGCTACTGTGTTAGCCAccgtttactcactttaaaaatagatttaattAAACGTATGACATTCCTAACAGTGCCATAATCATAACACACAATCTGAGTTTGTTGAAAAACAGATTACACCGCGAAATCATTGATATTTTACATAcctgttttgttgtgtttgtcaGTGAAATGTCATCGAAGGCGCTTGTTAGCCGCTTAGCCTGTTAGCCGAGCTGGATCGTTATTACCCGACCTGGACTGACAACCGACCGATCCGAAGCGCCGAGCTCATTACATTCACGTCATTTAGGAGATTATCAATCAAACCGTTTGGATTATCGGGACATTGAGAAAATGTATTGTGCTGGCTATAGGTGAAATTATGCTAGCTAACTGGTTTGTGGGTAGCTCGGCGTAGGCAGGCATACTAATCGAGTGCAGGGTGAATAGAGCTACTTTAGGTCTGTTAATCGAATGCTGAATGGATTTCACCTCAAGCTAATAACAGGTGGAGTGTGTTAATATTTTATAACTTTCTGGCCATAggggttaatatatatatatatatatatatatatatatatatatatatatatatatatatatatatatatatatatatatatatatatatatatatatatatatataaaagttttgttactaaatatttttcgACTTCACTATTACTATATGTGCCTCCCAGCCCACTTTTGCTGATAGCAACAACGATTCCACAGAGAAATACTTTGGTTTAAAAATACCACATTTATTTAAGCTTCAAATAATTACATTCTGAGAAATAAATGTGCAACTGTGTCGATAGAATTGTgctttaaaatacaaacaattcTAAAACATTTCTAATACGAAGCACTCATTTGTACCATTATGCAATAATAGTgacatttttacagcataaaCAATTCATAGATAACACACAATCATCAGTGTGACTACTAATATGTACTTATTGAATGACTCAAGATCGACAGTCATGTTATTATTGAGCAAATCTGTTGTGCTTCCTTTAAAAGTCTGTAAATAAGTGTGCATTGCTTCTTGCATTCAAACATTACATGATCGTTTAGAAATAAAGCACAGCGAATCACATTCTTGAAGTCTGTACAACAACTCAAGCATGACATTCATAAAGCAATCAAGTTGGATACAATATGCACCCTTTCCTTAGAAAAGTAAATGTCAGTTTACTAATTCTCAACAGTACGGTAGTTCTAAATGTCATATTAAATCGCCATCTCAGCAAGTCTAGTTGTGCTTAGCCCGACCTCCTTTCAGGTAAGTCTTCCAGCGTTTCACATAGTCCCTAAAAATGGGGGCGCCGTCGATTGAGGCGAGCAGCTGTAACTGGTTGATGTGCGTGGTGTGATAGTCCCACCGTGCTAAATTTGGGGCAACACCCAAGGTAAAGTGTCTCAGGTCATAAACTGTTCCAGAGCCTGTATCGAACAATGGCAACATGGCCTTGAGCGACTCCAGTCCTTGACTGAACAGTATTCCTGCTTCTCGTCCAAGTTTGTTGCCTGCAGTCTCCGCCACATCATACAGACCAATCAAAGAGTAGATAAAGCCATTAAGGACAAATGAACTTGGGGTTGTGGGGTATTCCTCATACCAGTCAAACTTATTCATGAATGTTGCCTTGACACCATGTTGTTCTGGAGTCCTCTTGAAGGGGGATGTTGCTCGAATTGCGGCCCCAAGGTACGAGGGGTTGTGCGTCACTAGGTACGCCCTTACCAGTGTTGACATGGCTTGGCCTTGGGCCATAGCAGAGTACCACCCGGGCTCCAAACTCTTAAACCCCTCTCCTAACTTACGGGTCACCTTGATCGGCCATCCTCCATGTTCATCCTGGTTATGAAGAAGCCAATCGCTGGCAGCAAAGAAGGCAGCCATGTGTGCAGTGGAAGACACAGTGATATTGCTGATGAACCCAGAACCTTTAAGAACCAGCTGGACCACACGGCGAGGCATGATTTTGGTTGCTTTAACCACTTTGGTGTTGGACAAACCAACTCCTTTACGCAAGTCTGTCATTAAATCACGACTGACGGTGCTCCAGGTGGCTCGCGGGCCAATACCGTAAATGACTTCTTTGTCTTTAAAGGAAAGAAGAAGTGGACTTGTGATGTAATGTATGATATAAGGAGGTCCTTTTTCTGTGGTCTCCAGAACAACAGAAACGCTACCATTGGAGATGAACTTCACATCGAAGGTCAGGACGAAATCTTTCGCATTGTCCAAGACTAAAGAGACACCTTCAGAGTTCTCTATGGACAGAATATCATCAAAGTTAATTAACAGCAAAACAGTGTAATCAAACTTCTAAGATTTTCAAATAAAGTTCATACCTGCTGTGACAAAATGGTGCACAAACCCAGAGCGTCCTTGATCTTGGATCTTGGAGAGCGTGCAGCCCTTAGGGACATCCCACGGACTTGAGCCACCCTCTTTTTCCTCTAACATGCCATAGATCTTTATGTCAGGAGGTTTCTCTGTGAGGTTCTTGCTGTAGTGGCTCAGCCCATACTGAGCTATCTGGATGGGGTAGAAGTACCCCTGAGGACCCCACTGGGTAGAGATCGGAACCCCTGCGTATGATAAAACACAAAAGGTTGATGCCAGAAATGGGATCACTCAGTATGAATCTATTGAAGCCAAAGGTAGCCAATCCTTCTCCTGGAGAGCCATCCTCCCCTGCAGACTTACGTTTTAACTTTGCGTAATCACACCTACCTGTAAATTTCAGCTTAACCCAAAACACTTATTATTGTAGTTGTAGTGTGTTTGGTTGGGACTGaaactgaactctgcaggaaacCAGTTCTTTAAAGCTTTATTCTACTTTGTTTTATAATGCTGATGCCTTACTAATTTCTCTTCACTTCATAAACATATATAGAACAAAACAGAGAAAGTTTTGGTAATAACCAAGGGAGGATTTGCTTACAACAATAGAGAACGTGAATCCACATCAAGGAGTTGCGTTCCGCCATGTTTTCGGACACACTCAGGAATGCAAAATGTAAACTAATTCAAATCGGCATCAAAAAAAACCCCAGTTTCATAGTAATTCTTTTTGACAAACACTCACTGTAGCTATTTTTAGAAACACTTTGTGTGTCTGGGAAGCTGAAAATATGTATTCCATTATATTCTGTCTCAAGCACTAAAGTGGACGATGAGCGCAGATGCAGAGAGAGCAGATCAAATAAATGAACCATCTTCTCCGTAAGTGACAGAATAATAACAAGCTGCCACAAGAAAACATCTATTTAAGATTGTCTTCTTTGTTTGTAGTGTGAGCGCttacagtttattgaaaatcaGTCTACATACAATACAACAAACCTATAGAAATTAATGGGAATCAGCCTGGATTAGAATGATTGCACTGTAATCACACATTGCCATTCTCTATTCTAACTTCTAGCTAGAATGTCATCAATTGGTCAGAAACATACACTTAAACACAAAACGACAGCCAAGCGGCGCTTCAGGATTCCATGCTTATTTTTTTAGATCAGATTTTTTAGATTTCAAAGTCAGCAATGGACACATATGCTGCCTTTACAACTTGACCAGATAAAGGTTCCCTTCTGAGACAAGAAGTGAAGCAGAATTTTGTTTCAGACATGCCTTGATGCCTTCCCTCATTGTAATGCTAGTTTCTGATTCATTAATTAAGAGTCCAATACTTGTAGTACTCTTCCAATAGAATGAATTGTAAGATGACctgatttatttagtattttcttttgtatGCTGTTGGAGAAAATGTATACAATTACACAATTAACACATTATTACAATAAATGAACCTAGGGCTGTGCAACATGACAATATATATTTGTAGTGAGTGGGGTaaggccgagagccgtgggaacaaAGTAAGGCCAGTTGCGCAAATGATAACTAACAGCCGCACCGGTCGAGTCCCACAGAGGAGTTCTGGATAATAAAAGAAGAGACAGCAGTCGAGACTCAGCAGGCATAAGAAgttaacatgacgtcagattgacattgtaccccaacatcttgggacgttggatttttggtggaaattaaaatcgggttgacgtcagaacgtCAGActttgcattttggttactttccaacgcaacctaaaaacaactaaatatcaacgtctagtGATGTTAAAACTTAACATTGTGTGGACTTTGACGACCACTTTGATGTCTAtccgacgttggattttggttgccatatctgacGAGTAAATGTCAGGatttgacgtcaatataacaTTGGTTTAAGAGGTTGGCTCGACGTAGGATTTTGGggactttccaacgcaacctaaaatcaacaaaatatcaatgtcatttcacaTTGTTTTTGGACATCTGTAATAAAGTTTATGGCCGTTTGGCCGccaggaagaaggaggcggagaaccgactaagttttaaaatatttattaataacagggagaCTGCtgtcaaactgaaaacaaaagtaaaacaatatgtccgggcccggtcctctctcagCCTCCTCTGCCATCATTCCTCttcttatagtccagagctccttccgtgggattcgaggcctGTGCGCGCCACATGTGTATCCAGTTACGTGGCGGCCTCATtctgttcccacggctctcggcccaGCCCCCTCGCCACAACGTCAAAATGACACTGTCCTTAGACGCTGTCAACCTAAatctaaattaatattattatcatatgaTGTGTCTGCTGGGAGACGAGAGAGGACCAGGCCTGGACACTTTATGCTTTGCTTTTGGTTTCAGTTTGGCGGTAATCTCGGTGAGGAGCTGCAGTCTGTTTGTTTTACTTACTTTCAGGGCCATTTTATATCGAAATTGATATTTAcccacaccatgttggtgtttcgtaacatctagttttttatgaggtgggttgttagcccaacgctcaacccccaacctggaggaccaggacatacacaaatacacaatggacaatttaggactgtgggggaaacctacaccaacacctgtttgttttgtttttcattaataatttatttaaaagttcATAGGTTCTCCACCTCCTTCTTCCAATGACTAAATGGCCATCTAACTTAATTACAATATTGTttggacaaaataaaataataaaaaaataaaataaataataatcaatgaTTTCACACTGAGCTTTATTTCATATTGCGATGTTCCAAATACATTGGCTGTGTCTGAAACCCCCtactactactcagtaggtactgcatttgaatttaaacctaCTACTCGGCTATCAGAAAAGTAAGTTCTATActgtatgaatgtgagaagtatgaatggaattcagacgtagTACATCTGCCcttttgtcatcatcacatgacctaccctcgtgagttgcgtcgcttcactcccattcatgaattctcttatggggcatcatgggatagcgcagcatgtaagggatgcgcacttcag
The DNA window shown above is from Danio rerio strain Tuebingen ecotype United States chromosome 25, GRCz12tu, whole genome shotgun sequence and carries:
- the glcea gene encoding glucuronic acid epimerase a isoform X2, translated to MLEEKEGGSSPWDVPKGCTLSKIQDQGRSGFVHHFVTAENSEGVSLVLDNAKDFVLTFDVKFISNGSVSVVLETTEKGPPYIIHYITSPLLLSFKDKEVIYGIGPRATWSTVSRDLMTDLRKGVGLSNTKVVKATKIMPRRVVQLVLKGSGFISNITVSSTAHMAAFFAASDWLLHNQDEHGGWPIKVTRKLGEGFKSLEPGWYSAMAQGQAMSTLVRAYLVTHNPSYLGAAIRATSPFKRTPEQHGVKATFMNKFDWYEEYPTTPSSFVLNGFIYSLIGLYDVAETAGNKLGREAGILFSQGLESLKAMLPLFDTGSGTVYDLRHFTLGVAPNLARWDYHTTHINQLQLLASIDGAPIFRDYVKRWKTYLKGGRAKHN
- the glcea gene encoding glucuronic acid epimerase a isoform X1 is translated as MRCLVARINHKTLIVICAVFALITILLWNKCSSDKDLPSPVRPLEFAAPTPEKEEENEGQAPEAPPGSREVAYEQIDCLINEDVLIKGRREGGEVYLPFSWVEKYFDVYGRLVQYDGMERFEFSHSYSRVYAQREPYHPDGVFMSFEGYNVEVRDRVKCISGVEGVPISTQWGPQGYFYPIQIAQYGLSHYSKNLTEKPPDIKIYGMLEEKEGGSSPWDVPKGCTLSKIQDQGRSGFVHHFVTAENSEGVSLVLDNAKDFVLTFDVKFISNGSVSVVLETTEKGPPYIIHYITSPLLLSFKDKEVIYGIGPRATWSTVSRDLMTDLRKGVGLSNTKVVKATKIMPRRVVQLVLKGSGFISNITVSSTAHMAAFFAASDWLLHNQDEHGGWPIKVTRKLGEGFKSLEPGWYSAMAQGQAMSTLVRAYLVTHNPSYLGAAIRATSPFKRTPEQHGVKATFMNKFDWYEEYPTTPSSFVLNGFIYSLIGLYDVAETAGNKLGREAGILFSQGLESLKAMLPLFDTGSGTVYDLRHFTLGVAPNLARWDYHTTHINQLQLLASIDGAPIFRDYVKRWKTYLKGGRAKHN
- the glcea gene encoding glucuronic acid epimerase a (The RefSeq protein has 5 substitutions compared to this genomic sequence) is translated as MRCLVARINHKTLIVICAVFALITILLWNKCSSDKDLPSPVRPLEFAAPTPEKEEENEGQAPEAPPGSREVAYEQIDCLINEDVLIKGRREGGEVYLPFSWVEKYFDVYGRLVQYDGMERFEFSHSYSRVYAQREPYHPDGVFMSFEGYNVEVRDRVKCISGVEGVPISTQWGPQGYFYPIQIAQYGLSHYSKNLTEKPPDIKIYGMLEEKEGGSSQWDVPKGCTLSKIQDQGRSGFVHHFVTAENSEGVSLVLDNAKDFVLTFDVKFISNGSVSVVLETTEKGPYFIIHYITSPLLLSFKDREVIYGIGPRATWSTVSRDLVTDLRKGVGLSNTKVVKATKIMPRRVVQLVLKGSGFISNITVSSTAHMAAFFAASDWLLHNQDEHGGWPIKVTRKLGEGFKSLEPGWYSAMAQGQAMSTLVRAYLVTHNPSYLGAAIRATSPFKRTPEQHGVKATFMNKFDWYEEYPTTPSSFVLNGFIYSLIGLYDVAETAGNKLGREAGILFSQGLESLKAMLPLFDTGSGTVYDLRHFTLGVAPNLARWDYHTTHINQLQLLASIDGAPIFRDYVKRWKTYLKGGRAKHN